A stretch of Canis aureus isolate CA01 chromosome 28, VMU_Caureus_v.1.0, whole genome shotgun sequence DNA encodes these proteins:
- the MOS gene encoding proto-oncogene serine/threonine-protein kinase mos — translation MLPNSWDPLLLVYLSHFGVHFEGAMPSPLSRHSYLPSEFSPSVDSRPCSSPSELPSKAGKLFLGGTPPRAPRLPRRLAWCSIDWEQVCFLQRLGAGGFGSVYKATYHGVLVAIKQVNKCTKNRLASQRSFWAELNIARLRHDNIVQVVAASTRTPAGFNSLGTIIMEFGGNVTLHQVIYGATSCSEKDVQPHCCAGEQLNLGKCLKYSLDIVKGLLFLHSQNIVHLDLKPANILISEQDVCKIGDFGCSEKLEDVLCFQTPPYPLGGTYTHRAPELLKGEMITPKADIYSFAITLWQMATKEAPYSGERQYVLYAVVAYNLRPSLSAAVFTDSISGKRLEKIIQCCWRASALQRPSAELLLVDLNSLRAEFD, via the coding sequence ATGCTTCCAAACTCGTGGGACCCTCTTCTTTTGGTTTACCTGAGCCACTTTGGGGTCCACTTTGAAGGTGCCATGCCCTCACCTCTTTCCCGGCACAGTTACCTCCCCAGTGAGTTTTCTCCCTCGGTGGACTCGCGGCCCTGCAGCAGCCCTTCTGAGCTCCCAAGTAAAGCAGGGAAGCTCTTCCTGGGTGGCACTCCTCCCAGGGCTCCAAGGCTACCACGTCGGCTGGCCTGGTGCTCCATCGACTGGGAACAGGTGTGCTTCCTGCAGAGGCTGGGAGCTGGCGGGTTTGGCTCCGTGTACAAGGCGACTTACCATGGTGTTCTGGTGGCCATAAAACAGGTGAACAAGTGCACCAAGAACCGACTGGCATCCCAGCGCAGTTTCTGGGCTGAGCTCAACATCGCAAGGCTTCGCCATGATAACATCGTGCAGGTCGTGGCTGCAAGCACACGCACACCTGCGGGATTTAACAGCCTAGGCACCATAATCATGGAGTTTGGTGGCAATGTCACCTTACACCAAGTCATATACGGTGCCACAAGCTGCTCTGAGAAGGATGTGCAGCCTCACTGCTGTGCCGGAGAGCAATTAAATCTGGGAAAGTGTCTGAAGTATTCCCTAGATATTGTGAAAGGCCTGCTCTTCCTTCACTCACAAAACATTGTACACTTGGACCTGAAGCCGGCTAACATTCTGATCAGTGAGCAGGATGTCTGCAAAATTGGGGACTTCGGTTGCTCAGAGAAGCTGGAAGACGTGCTGTGCTTCCAGACTCCTCCCTACCCCCTGGGGGGCACCTACACCCACCGAGCTCCAGAGCTCCTGAAAGGAGAGATGATAACGCCAAAAGCTGACATCTACTCCTTTGCCATCACTCTTTGGCAAATGGCTACCAAGGAGGCGCCCTACTCAGGGGAGCGGCAGTACGTGCTCTACGCTGTGGTGGCCTATAATCTCCGTCCATCTCTGTCAGCAGCTGTCTTCACTGACTCCATCTCTGGGAAAAGACTTGAGAAGATCATCCAGTGCTGCTGGAGGGCCAGCGCTCTACAGCGGCCAAGTGCAGAACTCCTCCTGGTTGACCTTAACTCTTTAAGAGCTGAATTTGACTGA